In Desulfovibrio sp., a single genomic region encodes these proteins:
- a CDS encoding cob(I)yrinic acid a,c-diamide adenosyltransferase produces the protein MILVYTGDGKGKTSACTGQAVRALGQGMKVAFGQFMKRDGQAGEQAMLSQWLGPRFVAGGLGFLRKDEDRPAHRQAALRMLDWAREQLAHVDMLVLDETLYALSAGILTQEEVEDLLALARQLDKHLVLSGRNAPDWLVEAADLVTSMTEIKHPWRSGVKASPGIEY, from the coding sequence CAGCGCCTGCACAGGGCAGGCCGTGCGAGCCCTGGGTCAGGGCATGAAGGTGGCTTTTGGCCAGTTCATGAAACGCGACGGACAGGCCGGAGAACAGGCCATGCTGTCGCAGTGGCTTGGGCCGCGCTTTGTGGCCGGGGGACTCGGTTTTTTGCGCAAGGATGAAGACCGCCCCGCGCACAGGCAGGCCGCCCTGCGCATGCTCGACTGGGCACGGGAGCAACTGGCCCATGTGGACATGCTGGTGCTGGACGAAACCCTGTACGCCCTGAGCGCGGGCATTCTGACGCAGGAAGAAGTGGAAGACCTGCTCGCCCTTGCCCGGCAGCTGGATAAACACCTGGTGCTCTCGGGCCGCAATGCCCCGGACTGGCTGGTGGAAGCCGCCGACCTTGTGACGTCCATGACGGAAATCAAGCACCCGTGGCGCTCCGGCGTCAAGGCCAGCCCCGGAATCGAATACTAG
- a CDS encoding BON domain-containing protein, translating into MQRLTLILLLLLLAGLSGCAYGGYGIIDDQRLVDTISDDKAMATKIKTGLMDESFTGGWSVAVYSFYRHVFLVGEIPADMQGKAITIAQKYKPLSVTPHWFTPATSDSNNMMLAARLRKDLIGTKGLSSSRIDTEVNSGRVVLLGVVKDDAEKQLAIQAARGVPGVTSVTSYLMLPQKVGQLGTSTPEQHDGAGLAGDGMGAGSGSGGMNTTPASSPARSGGSSSGSSSGGSSSGGGLESNDLP; encoded by the coding sequence ATGCAACGCCTGACGCTTATTCTGCTGCTGTTACTGCTGGCGGGCCTGAGCGGCTGCGCTTACGGCGGCTACGGTATCATCGACGACCAACGCCTTGTTGACACCATTTCGGACGACAAGGCCATGGCCACCAAGATCAAGACGGGCCTCATGGATGAAAGCTTCACCGGGGGCTGGTCTGTTGCTGTGTACAGTTTTTACCGCCATGTGTTTCTTGTGGGCGAGATCCCGGCGGACATGCAGGGCAAGGCCATAACCATTGCCCAGAAGTACAAGCCCCTTTCCGTCACGCCGCACTGGTTTACCCCTGCCACCAGCGACAGCAACAACATGATGCTGGCCGCGCGGTTGCGTAAGGATCTCATAGGCACCAAGGGGCTTTCGTCCTCGCGGATTGATACGGAGGTGAACTCGGGCCGTGTGGTGCTGCTGGGCGTGGTCAAGGACGACGCCGAAAAGCAGCTGGCCATACAGGCCGCGCGCGGCGTGCCCGGCGTAACTTCCGTAACGAGCTACCTGATGTTGCCGCAAAAGGTCGGCCAGCTTGGCACAAGCACGCCTGAGCAGCACGATGGCGCGGGCCTCGCTGGCGATGGCATGGGCGCAGGAAGCGGATCGGGCGGCATGAACACGACCCCCGCGTCTTCACCGGCCCGTTCCGGCGGCTCTTCTTCAGGCAGTTCTTCCGGTGGCAGTTCTTCCGGCGGCGGTCTGGAAAGCAACGATCTGCCCTGA
- a CDS encoding translation initiation factor 2 codes for MAALTIYVAGSFKHKHGVRLLGRELRGMGCRLLDWTEKAVPPPGLTPAERRIWMDTDRDGGQVYSFCRDACIKADMVIYYGASGQDAGVEVGLAAGAGVPVLGIRGPLEGPGLMLHGAVSYWTDSIEEALEATATLLRHKEEDWKNLSDESCEGLRRLGQALRNGRA; via the coding sequence ATGGCGGCACTGACCATCTACGTGGCTGGCTCATTCAAACACAAACACGGTGTGCGGCTTCTGGGACGTGAACTGCGCGGCATGGGCTGCCGCCTTCTTGACTGGACGGAGAAGGCCGTGCCGCCGCCCGGCCTCACCCCCGCCGAACGCCGCATCTGGATGGATACGGACAGGGACGGCGGGCAGGTCTACAGCTTTTGCCGGGACGCCTGCATCAAGGCGGATATGGTCATCTATTACGGCGCGTCCGGGCAGGACGCCGGGGTGGAAGTGGGCCTGGCCGCCGGGGCCGGGGTTCCGGTGCTGGGCATACGCGGCCCCCTTGAAGGCCCCGGCCTTATGCTGCACGGTGCCGTCAGCTACTGGACAGACAGCATCGAGGAGGCCCTTGAAGCCACGGCCACCCTGTTGCGCCACAAGGAAGAGGATTGGAAAAACCTAAGCGACGAATCTTGTGAAGGGCTGCGGCGCTTGGGCCAGGCATTGCGCAATGGCAGGGCCTGA
- a CDS encoding GNAT family N-acetyltransferase, with the protein MHDAAIHIRLATEADVEAVFHIRTSVRENHLSLEQMAAMGITPDAIREAIAAEPCAWLAEADGKAVGFAMVDAEEGCVFAAFVLPEWEGRGLGRRLMAEAEASLFRRHETIWLETDGRSRASGFYAHLGWQPTASYENGDVRFEKKRPRPAISLGARRIAFSRPGEEPF; encoded by the coding sequence ATGCATGACGCCGCCATACACATACGACTCGCCACAGAGGCGGATGTGGAGGCCGTTTTTCACATCCGCACCAGCGTGAGAGAAAACCATCTTTCTCTGGAACAGATGGCGGCTATGGGCATCACGCCCGACGCCATACGGGAGGCCATTGCGGCTGAACCCTGCGCCTGGCTGGCCGAAGCGGATGGCAAAGCCGTGGGTTTTGCCATGGTTGATGCGGAGGAAGGCTGCGTTTTTGCCGCCTTTGTTCTGCCGGAGTGGGAGGGGCGCGGGCTTGGCCGAAGGCTTATGGCCGAGGCAGAGGCCAGCCTTTTTCGTAGGCACGAAACCATATGGCTTGAGACAGATGGCAGGAGCCGGGCCAGCGGGTTTTACGCGCATCTGGGCTGGCAGCCCACCGCAAGTTATGAAAACGGTGACGTGCGTTTTGAAAAAAAGCGACCCCGGCCAGCGATTAGCCTTGGGGCCAGGCGAATAGCCTTTTCGAGGCCAGGCGAAGAGCCTTTTTGA